A stretch of the Methanosphaera sp. genome encodes the following:
- a CDS encoding dihydroorotate dehydrogenase electron transfer subunit, translating into MLENIYDDEVPKVVEIKQTIIETPTVKTFIFPWQITDDIKPGQFVMVWDLEVEKPMTISVIDKQNNLMGITVRKAGPFTENLYENVDEGDLIGIRGPYGHGYELERYKKILAVGGGSGVASIASLSEFYDDVDLISAASSKDELVFTQRFEEKNEEVYECTDDGSRGYHGFSTQLAEELLQTGKYDVIIGCGPEIMTYKLYELSIKYNIDCQMALDRYMKCGIGICGQCCMDDTGERVCVEGPVFDKQQLSKLSEFGKYRRDASGSIVKY; encoded by the coding sequence ATGTTAGAAAACATTTATGATGATGAAGTTCCAAAAGTTGTAGAAATAAAACAAACAATCATAGAAACACCAACAGTAAAAACATTCATATTTCCATGGCAAATAACAGATGACATAAAACCAGGACAATTTGTAATGGTATGGGATCTTGAAGTTGAAAAACCAATGACAATATCAGTAATAGATAAACAAAACAACCTCATGGGAATAACAGTAAGAAAAGCAGGACCATTTACAGAAAATCTATATGAAAATGTAGATGAAGGAGATCTTATAGGAATAAGAGGACCATATGGACATGGATATGAACTTGAAAGATACAAAAAAATACTAGCAGTAGGAGGAGGATCAGGAGTTGCATCAATAGCATCACTATCTGAATTCTATGATGATGTAGATCTAATATCAGCAGCAAGCAGCAAAGATGAACTTGTATTTACACAGAGATTTGAAGAAAAAAATGAAGAAGTATATGAATGTACAGATGATGGATCAAGAGGATATCATGGATTTAGTACACAACTTGCAGAAGAACTTCTACAAACAGGAAAATACGATGTAATAATAGGATGTGGTCCTGAAATAATGACATACAAACTATATGAACTTAGCATAAAATACAACATCGACTGTCAAATGGCACTAGATAGATACATGAAATGTGGAATAGGAATCTGTGGACAATGCTGTATGGACGACACAGGAGAACGTGTATGTGTTGAAGGACCAGTATTTGACAAACAACAACTATCAAAACTATCAGAATTTGGAAAATACCGCCGAGATGCATCAGGAAGTATAGTAAAATACTAA
- a CDS encoding dihydroorotate dehydrogenase: MLENEILGMKVSNPLFLAAGILGTTASSMKMVAKAGAGGIVTKSFSIEPNDGYENPTIVKIEGGVINSVGLASPGVEAKKEELKELEEIRPQTPVIASIYGDSEDVFIDVAQRTKDYVDAFELNVSCPHAKCGFGSNIGEDPELTHNIVSSVKDAIDDVPIIVKLTPNVRDITEIAKASEDAGADALTLINSLGPGLRIDYKTARPILNNKFGGIAGPMIKPVALKCVYKTYEAVDIPIFGVGGIKDYKDALEFLYAGASLLQIGTAIMYDGPEIFSKISNDLEIFLKDNGYKNIKEIIGLSHRL, from the coding sequence ATGTTAGAAAATGAAATTCTTGGAATGAAAGTTTCAAACCCACTATTTTTAGCTGCTGGAATTCTTGGAACAACAGCAAGTTCAATGAAGATGGTTGCAAAAGCAGGAGCAGGAGGAATAGTAACAAAATCCTTCTCAATAGAACCAAATGATGGATATGAAAATCCAACAATAGTAAAAATAGAAGGTGGAGTAATAAACTCAGTAGGACTAGCAAGCCCTGGAGTAGAAGCAAAAAAAGAAGAACTAAAAGAACTTGAAGAAATACGTCCACAAACACCAGTAATAGCATCAATATATGGTGATAGTGAAGATGTATTCATAGATGTAGCACAAAGAACAAAAGACTATGTAGATGCATTTGAACTAAATGTATCATGTCCACATGCAAAATGTGGATTTGGATCAAACATAGGAGAAGATCCAGAACTAACACATAACATAGTAAGCAGTGTAAAAGATGCAATAGATGATGTGCCAATCATAGTAAAACTCACACCAAATGTACGAGACATCACAGAAATAGCAAAAGCATCAGAAGATGCAGGAGCAGATGCACTAACACTCATAAACAGTCTAGGACCAGGACTAAGAATAGACTATAAAACTGCAAGACCAATACTAAATAATAAATTTGGTGGAATAGCAGGACCAATGATAAAACCTGTAGCACTAAAATGTGTATATAAAACATATGAAGCAGTAGACATACCAATCTTTGGAGTAGGTGGAATAAAAGACTACAAAGATGCACTTGAATTCCTATATGCAGGAGCATCACTACTACAAATAGGAACAGCAATAATGTATGATGGACCTGAAATATTTTCTAAAATCAGCAATGACTTAGAAATATTCCTAAAAGACAATGGATATAAAAATATAAAAGAAATCATTGGATTATCACACAGACTATAA
- the sucC gene encoding ADP-forming succinate--CoA ligase subunit beta: MNIHEYVAKNIFKQANLNTPQSYLSHSPEESAEFAREIGKPVAVKAQVLTGGRGKSGGILFADTPEEAAEKTEILFNKTIKGEKVEKVLIEEKVENKVEEYYLTVILDRDVRQPLIMASIAGGMEIEEVAKTAPEKIVKKYVNPIKEFMPYEARNIALQMGVDTSEIAKIGDIILKLYNIFNEYDATVVEINPLIKTADGEFIAADAKMAIDDDASFRHTKIKQFDEFKDDKFAYVKLDGNIAVIGNGAGLTLTAMDLIEYYGEKAATFIDIGGGAAEDIIKDALNLVLKDDDVKVIFFNMLGGITRADTVAEAIVKVREESDIHKPIVIRLTGTKEVEGQKILSDHGIPFETSMERSAIKAIEILHSLEDEE; this comes from the coding sequence ATGAATATACATGAATACGTAGCTAAAAATATATTTAAACAAGCTAACTTGAATACACCACAATCCTACTTGTCACATTCACCTGAAGAATCTGCAGAATTTGCACGTGAAATTGGAAAACCTGTAGCTGTAAAAGCACAAGTATTAACAGGTGGAAGAGGAAAATCTGGAGGTATCTTATTTGCAGATACACCAGAAGAAGCAGCTGAAAAAACAGAAATCTTATTTAATAAAACAATTAAAGGCGAAAAAGTAGAAAAAGTTCTTATTGAAGAAAAAGTTGAAAATAAAGTTGAAGAATACTATCTTACAGTTATTCTTGATCGTGATGTAAGACAACCTCTTATAATGGCAAGTATTGCTGGTGGAATGGAAATTGAAGAAGTTGCAAAAACAGCACCTGAAAAAATTGTTAAAAAATATGTTAATCCAATTAAGGAATTTATGCCATATGAGGCAAGAAACATTGCACTTCAAATGGGTGTAGATACAAGTGAAATTGCAAAAATTGGAGATATTATCCTTAAATTATACAACATATTTAATGAATATGATGCAACAGTTGTTGAAATTAACCCATTAATTAAAACAGCTGATGGTGAATTTATTGCTGCTGATGCAAAAATGGCTATTGATGATGATGCAAGTTTCAGACATACAAAAATTAAACAATTTGATGAATTTAAAGATGATAAATTTGCATATGTAAAACTTGATGGTAACATAGCAGTAATTGGTAATGGTGCAGGTTTAACTCTAACAGCTATGGATTTAATTGAATACTATGGTGAAAAAGCTGCTACATTTATTGATATTGGTGGTGGAGCTGCAGAAGATATTATTAAAGATGCACTTAACCTTGTTCTTAAAGATGATGATGTAAAAGTTATATTCTTTAACATGCTTGGTGGTATTACTCGTGCTGATACTGTTGCTGAAGCTATAGTTAAAGTAAGAGAAGAAAGTGATATCCATAAACCTATTGTTATTCGTCTTACTGGTACTAAAGAAGTTGAAGGTCAGAAAATACTTTCAGATCATGGAATTCCATTTGAAACATCAATGGAAAGATCAGCTATTAAGGCTATTGAAATTCTTCACTCACTTGAAGATGAAGAGTAG
- a CDS encoding 2-oxoacid:ferredoxin oxidoreductase subunit gamma has translation MRKDIRIAGFGGQGILMAGIVIAKAASLFDHNYAVQTQSYGPEARGGASRTEVVISDEKIDYPKVENPEIFVVMSHEALLKYIDDIKEGAILIADPDLVNIDAIDDIIKDKKLKYYQSPATKTADQEIGKKIVANIIMLGSFVKATGIISEEAAKEAVLDSVPAGTEELNLKAFSEGMKIVEKVN, from the coding sequence ATGAGAAAAGATATTCGAATAGCAGGATTTGGTGGACAAGGTATACTTATGGCAGGTATTGTAATTGCAAAAGCTGCATCACTTTTTGATCATAACTATGCTGTACAAACACAATCATATGGTCCTGAAGCAAGAGGAGGAGCATCACGTACAGAAGTTGTAATTAGTGATGAAAAAATCGACTATCCTAAAGTTGAAAATCCTGAAATATTTGTTGTAATGTCACATGAAGCACTTCTAAAATATATTGATGATATTAAAGAAGGTGCAATACTAATTGCAGATCCTGACCTTGTAAATATTGATGCAATAGATGATATTATTAAAGATAAAAAACTAAAATATTATCAGTCACCTGCAACAAAAACAGCAGATCAAGAAATTGGTAAAAAAATTGTTGCAAATATCATAATGCTAGGATCATTTGTAAAAGCAACTGGTATCATATCAGAAGAAGCTGCAAAAGAAGCTGTTCTTGATAGTGTACCTGCTGGAACCGAAGAATTAAACCTTAAAGCATTTAGTGAAGGAATGAAAATAGTTGAAAAAGTAAACTAG
- a CDS encoding 2-oxoacid:ferredoxin oxidoreductase subunit beta: MENEKHPSRFMKYLREERLPHIFCPGCGHGIVLNTIFNGIELSNKEFENISMVSGIGCSSRIPGYVKCDSLHTTHGRAIAFATGLKVANPKQDVLVVSGDGDATSIGGNHLIHAARKNIDLTVVCINNDIYGMTGGQISPTSPQGSFATTAPYGSTDKPFNIAEVAKAAGATYVAKYTTNQPIQVSNAIKAGLENKGFSLIEVISQCPTYYGRKNKLRTPIQMLNWIKDSTVTIEQAKEMTEEELEGKIITGVYVDKPRKEYIEAMEDVMREKFDVDPDENINKAYKRD, encoded by the coding sequence ATGGAGAATGAAAAACACCCATCTAGATTTATGAAATATCTAAGAGAAGAAAGATTACCTCATATATTCTGTCCAGGATGTGGACATGGAATAGTATTAAACACAATCTTTAATGGTATTGAATTATCAAATAAAGAATTTGAAAATATCTCCATGGTATCAGGAATTGGTTGTTCATCAAGAATACCAGGATATGTAAAATGTGACTCACTCCACACAACACACGGACGTGCAATAGCATTTGCAACAGGACTTAAAGTTGCAAATCCAAAACAAGACGTACTTGTAGTATCAGGAGATGGGGATGCAACATCAATAGGTGGAAACCATCTTATACATGCAGCACGTAAAAACATCGACCTTACAGTTGTATGTATCAACAATGATATCTATGGTATGACAGGAGGACAAATCAGTCCAACAAGTCCACAGGGAAGTTTTGCAACAACAGCACCATATGGATCAACAGATAAACCATTTAACATTGCAGAAGTTGCAAAAGCAGCAGGTGCAACATACGTTGCAAAATACACAACAAACCAGCCAATACAAGTATCAAATGCTATAAAAGCTGGACTTGAAAACAAAGGATTTTCATTAATTGAAGTAATATCACAATGTCCAACATACTATGGACGTAAAAACAAGCTCAGAACACCTATTCAGATGCTTAACTGGATAAAAGACAGTACAGTTACAATAGAACAAGCAAAAGAAATGACAGAAGAAGAACTTGAAGGTAAAATCATCACTGGTGTATATGTAGATAAACCACGTAAAGAATACATTGAAGCAATGGAAGATGTAATGCGTGAAAAATTCGATGTTGACCCTGATGAAAACATTAACAAAGCATATAAGAGGGATTAA
- a CDS encoding 2-oxoacid:acceptor oxidoreductase subunit alpha, giving the protein MDKKERFIQGNEACALGALAAGCRFFAGYPITPSTEIAEIMSKELPKVGGHFIQMEDEIGAAGAIIGASWGGQKVVTATSGPGFSLMQENIGYAAMTETPIVIIDMQRGGPSTGQPTHTSQGDMMQARWGSHGDYETITLTPSSVQECFDFTVEAFNLAEIYRCPVFIMADEIVGHMREKIVIPDEIEIVPRQMPQKTENYLPYEADENAAPAMPSFMEGYDIHVTGLTHDERGYPSTDDPDVHTKLVSRLCSKVLENRNEMANIEYDYLDDAEVVILAYGIPARSAITAVKKARDQGLKVGYIKLNLVWPFPAEKIIELAGDAKRVIVPELNLGQVYLEVDRVLGKTAKVELLPKIGGGLHTPTEILDKIMEDY; this is encoded by the coding sequence ATGGATAAAAAAGAACGTTTTATACAAGGAAATGAAGCATGTGCACTTGGAGCACTTGCTGCAGGATGCAGATTCTTTGCAGGATACCCAATTACACCATCAACAGAAATTGCAGAAATAATGTCAAAAGAACTTCCAAAAGTAGGAGGACACTTCATACAAATGGAAGATGAAATAGGAGCAGCAGGAGCAATAATAGGTGCATCATGGGGTGGACAAAAAGTTGTAACAGCAACATCAGGACCTGGATTTTCATTAATGCAGGAAAACATAGGATATGCTGCAATGACAGAAACACCTATTGTAATTATTGACATGCAAAGAGGAGGACCATCAACAGGACAGCCAACACATACATCTCAAGGTGATATGATGCAGGCAAGATGGGGATCACACGGTGATTATGAAACAATAACACTTACACCATCATCAGTACAGGAATGTTTTGACTTCACAGTAGAAGCATTTAACCTCGCTGAAATCTACAGATGTCCAGTATTTATAATGGCAGATGAAATTGTAGGACATATGAGAGAAAAAATTGTAATACCTGATGAAATTGAAATTGTACCAAGACAAATGCCACAAAAAACAGAAAACTATCTTCCATATGAAGCTGATGAAAATGCAGCACCTGCAATGCCATCATTTATGGAAGGCTATGATATACACGTAACAGGACTTACACACGATGAACGTGGATATCCAAGTACAGATGACCCAGATGTACATACAAAACTTGTATCAAGACTCTGTTCAAAAGTTCTAGAAAATAGAAATGAAATGGCAAACATTGAATATGACTACCTTGATGATGCAGAAGTTGTAATACTTGCATATGGAATACCTGCAAGATCAGCAATAACAGCAGTTAAAAAAGCACGTGATCAAGGACTAAAAGTAGGATACATCAAGCTTAACCTTGTATGGCCATTCCCAGCAGAAAAGATCATAGAACTAGCAGGTGATGCAAAAAGAGTTATTGTACCAGAATTAAATCTTGGACAAGTATATCTTGAAGTAGACAGAGTTCTAGGAAAAACAGCAAAAGTTGAACTTCTCCCAAAAATTGGAGGAGGACTACATACACCAACTGAAATATTAGATAAGATTATGGAGGACTACTAA
- a CDS encoding 4Fe-4S binding protein, with amino-acid sequence MLYLNEELCKGCYICIDICPKQVYSKSDQYNLKGVCIPVTDDEKCVKCKLCTLMCPDQVITVEDD; translated from the coding sequence ATGCTATACTTAAATGAAGAATTATGTAAAGGATGCTATATTTGTATTGACATATGTCCAAAACAAGTATATTCAAAATCAGATCAATACAACCTTAAAGGAGTTTGTATACCAGTAACTGATGATGAAAAATGTGTAAAATGTAAACTATGCACATTAATGTGTCCTGACCAAGTAATAACTGTAGAGGATGACTGA
- a CDS encoding dihydroneopterin aldolase family protein, producing MSDIDKYFKNLTDREHAIFEGAVSMGALYHQFVGTPVSIESSQSLKDAIAESIMLQPAVVDVKVDFDMDLMKKAIGDMQYTSLDGNMLIIEITTQINDTKIVTCISYNEELQYPLMYVKD from the coding sequence ATGAGTGATATTGATAAATACTTCAAAAATCTAACAGATCGTGAACATGCAATATTTGAAGGAGCAGTAAGTATGGGGGCATTATACCACCAGTTTGTTGGAACACCAGTAAGTATTGAAAGTTCACAATCACTAAAAGATGCAATAGCAGAAAGTATCATGCTTCAGCCTGCTGTTGTTGATGTAAAAGTAGACTTTGACATGGACTTAATGAAAAAGGCAATAGGTGATATGCAATACACATCACTTGATGGTAACATGCTTATAATTGAAATAACAACACAAATTAATGATACAAAAATAGTTACATGCATATCATATAATGAAGAACTACAATATCCACTAATGTATGTTAAAGACTAG